In Persephonella sp. IF05-L8, the following are encoded in one genomic region:
- a CDS encoding translocation/assembly module TamB domain-containing protein produces the protein MKKDIITILVVFAIIISIFSLIGLTISFFWQKRDIIAKHYGVQLEDDCSLYLGKLQCSYIKASAKNRFNLSIQNINVDFSLFNLIRRKPFVELNIKNADISITVQNKSKKNQKIRKNPFKYIFFTLYFIKSDIDNLNLKIQFPNRKELHVKNFSLENSYNEFSTKKPFLVTFDGLTAKVEEISGFIEPESISINRGIAYIEEGILTFKGNFNFQGEYNFSGSYKGNQLSFNNVNLKGCKASFYIKKEENEKSGNFNLSFDNLIYQKSTLKNINIKVNYNGQEKLHGKVFLTISKLIKGNLDISNISFTQRFDFLLEKNILISSGKGYIKTIKIKNFLIPELKSNIKVSVKDKKIYIDGNLTSKNLKLSFDYKDSNIRISLNRVKLSDFYLLTKKEIPIASTITGNIKVNLKNNITLVNLNLISPEVYGIKYDKGSIYSEIKNKEVSGIYTLKLEKEEGFLFVNGSFSKNYVNGSFSFENLELYQLSFGRKFKFGGITDGSGSYSGTIPEINVNVSGVAEEFYYDKIKLNQISYVINYLSKEKRLQISFDKNAQLNGNLNIVFSPFQLELSIKANKANLTPVNPFLTEKFPAVFANIKPQQISGDLLLSITPAEWKLKYNFSDGLAFIPLTNSQLRFNSKGEISKSEINIHTLIYGKNVKFKDYSIKSIEGVFHFKNKNGYINLEAKGLSDFQKAIFKANSQFNLNSKHITGKAFLILEKNGFKNNLKISFNGKIDKIKGKLFIEGEQAKKLSLSTSINFSLRRNNQIVNINVFSNKFAIKLPEDFNIYLLGLKGDLTIPLKNPKNVEGNIILEKFTVSQKYLYFFDSSSVKVRVKNGVLYGEPVKFAGIIKGKINRFIYKPVSNYMELHSTGVINRDFLSVFLKYVNTSGDLKYDFDFSGKIQNFAQNMKVKVYSKDLEIKTAYTIGILEVKNALISVENGKLKLILLGKSPNVSIGESFFDITGNGYLPKNIFRIDIKSQFLPIKYMNIVSGNINTDLKIKSFTKNKDVHYKIKGKILATGRLRLEKNLQKQLQVSGNNQLNFLEKITLDISLESYIPVYIYGKWGKAYGEFKLKITGTVAKPVVNGNLSIIYGEIFFMKNKYNIDFANIRLINSEPYISARISTSTAETFIFIDITGSLFQPKINFSSSPPKSKDEILSILLLRDTPSALENMPIFQTIGKIIYTLLPFKSQNQRGLFNTGFEINILPQYSPSTGISASIFAKRNLTRRIFVALSKPLGEIEEEKMIGWYSVGFRIRERSSFQYKWFETGNQEFDIVFNFPFDF, from the coding sequence ATGAAAAAAGATATAATCACCATACTTGTTGTTTTTGCAATAATAATTTCTATCTTTTCCTTAATAGGTTTAACAATATCTTTTTTCTGGCAAAAGAGAGATATTATTGCAAAACATTATGGTGTTCAGCTTGAGGATGATTGTAGTCTTTATTTAGGGAAGCTACAGTGTAGTTATATAAAAGCCAGTGCAAAGAACAGATTTAATCTTTCTATACAAAATATAAATGTAGATTTTAGTCTGTTTAATTTAATAAGAAGAAAACCCTTTGTTGAACTTAATATTAAAAACGCCGATATCTCAATTACTGTTCAGAATAAAAGTAAAAAAAACCAGAAAATTAGAAAAAATCCATTTAAGTACATATTTTTCACATTGTATTTTATAAAATCAGATATAGATAATTTAAATCTAAAAATACAGTTTCCAAACAGAAAGGAGCTGCATGTAAAAAACTTCTCACTGGAAAACAGCTATAATGAATTTTCAACAAAAAAGCCTTTTTTGGTAACATTTGACGGTCTTACTGCAAAAGTTGAGGAAATCTCAGGTTTTATTGAACCAGAAAGCATTTCTATAAACAGAGGCATTGCTTACATAGAAGAAGGAATACTTACTTTCAAAGGAAATTTTAATTTTCAAGGGGAATATAATTTTTCTGGTAGTTATAAAGGTAATCAACTTAGTTTTAATAATGTAAATCTAAAAGGATGTAAAGCCTCTTTCTATATAAAGAAAGAGGAAAATGAAAAAAGTGGTAATTTTAACCTATCCTTTGATAATTTGATTTATCAGAAGAGTACTCTGAAGAATATAAATATCAAAGTAAATTACAACGGTCAGGAAAAACTTCACGGAAAAGTTTTCTTAACAATATCAAAGCTAATTAAGGGTAATCTGGATATTTCTAACATATCTTTTACACAAAGATTTGATTTCTTACTTGAGAAGAATATACTTATTTCTTCAGGGAAAGGGTATATAAAAACCATAAAAATTAAAAATTTTCTAATTCCTGAACTGAAATCAAACATAAAAGTATCTGTAAAAGACAAAAAAATATACATAGATGGAAACTTAACTTCTAAAAATCTAAAGTTATCCTTTGATTATAAAGACAGCAATATCCGTATTAGTTTAAATAGGGTAAAGTTGTCTGATTTTTATTTACTTACTAAAAAAGAAATTCCTATAGCTTCTACCATAACAGGAAATATAAAGGTAAATCTAAAAAATAATATTACTTTAGTAAATCTTAATCTTATTTCCCCTGAAGTTTATGGGATTAAATATGATAAAGGCAGCATATACTCAGAAATTAAAAATAAAGAAGTTTCAGGAATATATACATTAAAATTAGAAAAAGAAGAAGGCTTTTTATTTGTCAATGGGAGCTTTAGTAAAAATTATGTTAATGGAAGTTTTTCCTTTGAAAATCTTGAATTGTACCAGCTTAGTTTTGGTAGGAAATTTAAATTCGGTGGAATAACCGATGGAAGTGGAAGTTATTCAGGAACAATTCCGGAAATAAATGTAAATGTTTCAGGGGTGGCTGAAGAATTTTATTACGATAAAATAAAATTAAATCAAATCTCCTATGTAATAAATTATTTATCAAAAGAAAAAAGACTACAGATATCCTTTGATAAAAACGCCCAACTTAATGGAAATCTTAATATAGTATTTTCTCCATTTCAATTAGAGCTTAGCATAAAAGCAAATAAAGCAAACTTAACACCAGTAAATCCATTTTTAACAGAAAAATTTCCAGCAGTGTTTGCAAATATTAAACCCCAGCAAATATCAGGAGATTTACTTCTATCAATCACTCCTGCTGAATGGAAGCTAAAATATAACTTTTCTGATGGATTGGCTTTTATTCCCCTGACAAACAGTCAGCTTAGATTTAACTCAAAAGGAGAGATATCTAAATCAGAGATTAATATCCATACCTTGATTTATGGGAAAAATGTAAAATTCAAAGATTATTCCATCAAATCTATAGAAGGGGTTTTTCATTTCAAAAATAAGAATGGTTATATAAATTTAGAAGCAAAAGGACTTTCTGATTTCCAAAAAGCCATTTTTAAAGCCAATTCACAGTTTAATCTCAATTCAAAACATATCACAGGAAAAGCATTTCTTATTTTGGAGAAGAATGGATTTAAGAATAATCTAAAGATAAGCTTTAACGGGAAAATAGATAAAATTAAAGGAAAATTATTTATAGAAGGGGAGCAAGCCAAGAAGCTATCTCTCTCAACCTCTATCAACTTTAGCTTAAGAAGGAACAATCAAATTGTAAATATAAATGTATTTTCTAATAAATTTGCCATAAAACTACCTGAAGATTTCAACATATATCTGCTTGGTCTTAAAGGGGATTTAACAATCCCCCTCAAGAACCCAAAAAATGTGGAGGGCAATATTATACTTGAGAAGTTTACTGTTTCCCAAAAATATCTTTACTTTTTTGATTCTTCCTCTGTAAAAGTAAGAGTGAAAAATGGTGTTTTATACGGGGAACCTGTTAAATTTGCTGGAATAATAAAAGGAAAAATAAACAGATTTATCTATAAACCGGTTAGTAATTATATGGAATTACATTCCACAGGAGTTATTAACAGGGATTTTCTCTCAGTATTTCTGAAATATGTTAATACATCAGGAGACCTTAAGTATGATTTTGATTTTTCAGGAAAAATTCAAAATTTTGCACAAAATATGAAAGTTAAGGTATATTCCAAAGATTTAGAAATAAAGACAGCTTATACCATAGGAATTCTTGAAGTAAAAAATGCTTTAATATCTGTAGAAAATGGGAAATTAAAACTAATCCTTTTAGGGAAAAGTCCCAATGTTTCCATTGGTGAAAGTTTTTTTGATATAACCGGAAATGGATATCTCCCTAAAAATATTTTTAGAATTGATATAAAATCCCAATTCCTACCAATTAAATATATGAATATAGTTTCCGGGAACATAAATACAGACCTTAAGATAAAATCATTTACAAAAAATAAAGATGTTCATTACAAGATAAAAGGAAAGATACTGGCAACAGGTAGGCTCAGATTAGAGAAGAATTTACAAAAGCAGCTCCAGGTATCTGGGAACAATCAACTAAACTTTCTGGAAAAAATTACTCTTGATATTAGTTTGGAAAGCTACATACCAGTTTATATATATGGAAAATGGGGAAAGGCTTACGGAGAATTTAAACTAAAAATAACAGGTACAGTAGCTAAACCTGTAGTAAATGGTAATTTAAGTATAATTTATGGGGAAATTTTCTTTATGAAAAACAAATATAATATAGATTTTGCTAATATAAGACTGATAAATAGTGAACCTTACATATCTGCAAGAATTTCAACCTCTACAGCAGAAACATTTATATTTATAGATATTACCGGTTCATTGTTTCAGCCTAAGATTAATTTCTCTTCAAGCCCTCCAAAGTCCAAAGATGAAATACTTTCTATTTTACTACTGAGAGATACACCTTCTGCACTTGAAAATATGCCCATATTCCAAACAATTGGAAAAATTATATATACGTTGCTACCTTTTAAATCACAAAATCAAAGAGGATTGTTTAATACTGGATTTGAGATTAATATCCTTCCTCAATATTCTCCCTCAACAGGTATTTCTGCATCTATTTTTGCTAAAAGGAATTTAACAAGGAGAATATTCGTTGCTCTTTCTAAACCTCTGGGAGAGATAGAAGAGGAAAAGATGATAGGGTGGTATAGTGTTGGTTTTAGAATAAGGGAAAGGTCTTCATTCCAGTATAAATGGTTTGAAACTGGCAATCAGGAATTTGACATAGTCTTTAATTTCCCTTTTGATTTTTGA